A window of the Candidatus Zixiibacteriota bacterium genome harbors these coding sequences:
- a CDS encoding nucleotide-binding protein yields the protein MKPKILIASSVESLTIAYAVQENLEQEADITVWTQGVFDLTKSTLDNLIISINNSDYGVFIFSPDDVTKIRDKTYLTIRDNVIFELGLSIGKLGKDRNFIIIPKNVKDLHIPTDILGLIPATFDPNREDGNILAALGPACNKIRRAIQSSMHPLTASESISPSIIDESKKDDKIILEVENRDRYNPYKHLPQIQETTTSFFYERMCDAFPGKRGISAVEDPRTAIDRLEILLRPPLIFRSRSDENAIISPIWWLRGHSANAIEHFKKISPTKCLIDSKELEIDKIYIYRPGTYFYEFVYVLAKAEKPTGVYNLSETDIEKCIDEIGYAYEEYGLLNNNPITRSEYDDGSAEINGVIVDASAAELRVRFLSPYNLIIAAQFSPLNSSEFDDKSKIILNNLLKGRETVDNLAKFVPSLPRHTWDGAM from the coding sequence ATGAAACCAAAAATATTAATTGCATCGTCTGTAGAAAGTTTAACTATTGCATATGCTGTTCAAGAAAATTTAGAGCAAGAAGCTGATATTACCGTGTGGACTCAAGGTGTATTTGATTTGACAAAATCAACGCTTGACAACTTAATAATCTCGATAAATAACTCCGATTATGGAGTATTTATTTTTTCTCCCGATGATGTTACTAAAATTCGCGATAAAACTTATTTAACAATCAGAGATAACGTAATTTTCGAATTGGGCTTATCCATCGGCAAGCTAGGCAAAGATCGTAATTTCATTATTATTCCTAAAAACGTGAAGGATCTTCATATACCAACAGACATATTAGGACTAATACCTGCCACTTTTGATCCGAACAGAGAGGACGGGAACATTCTGGCTGCTTTAGGTCCTGCGTGCAACAAGATACGTAGGGCAATACAATCATCTATGCATCCACTGACTGCTTCAGAATCAATTAGTCCATCAATTATTGATGAAAGTAAGAAGGATGATAAAATAATACTTGAAGTTGAGAATCGGGATCGTTACAATCCTTATAAGCACCTTCCACAAATTCAAGAAACTACAACATCATTTTTTTATGAAAGGATGTGCGATGCCTTCCCCGGCAAAAGAGGCATATCGGCCGTAGAAGATCCCAGAACAGCTATTGATCGTTTGGAAATCTTGCTAAGACCACCTTTGATCTTTCGATCTAGGAGTGATGAAAACGCTATTATCTCACCGATATGGTGGTTACGTGGACACTCAGCTAATGCTATTGAACATTTTAAGAAAATATCCCCGACCAAGTGTTTAATAGATTCCAAAGAACTAGAAATTGATAAAATATATATCTATCGACCAGGAACTTATTTTTATGAATTTGTCTATGTCCTTGCCAAAGCTGAAAAACCAACAGGTGTGTACAATTTATCAGAGACTGACATCGAAAAATGCATTGATGAAATTGGATATGCCTACGAAGAGTATGGCTTATTAAATAATAATCCAATTACAAGATCAGAATATGATGATGGAAGTGCAGAAATAAATGGCGTTATAGTTGATGCTTCAGCTGCGGAATTACGCGTAAGGTTTTTATCCCCATATAATCTTATTATAGCGGCTCAATTTTCTCCGCTTAACTCAAGTGAATTTGATGATAAATCTAAAATAATTCTCAATAACCTATTAAAAGGTAGAGAGACCGTTGATAATTTAGCAAAATTTGTACCATCTTTACCGCGTCATACATGGGATGGAGCGATGTAG
- a CDS encoding class I SAM-dependent methyltransferase — protein MDFSNTYEDAKYAEAYAKLEFHNTYYLAYRDLPEIIFEQVKGRKAIDFGCGTGRSTRFLQKLGFDATGIDISEDMIKKAREIDPEGDYRLVKDGNFSQLKENTFDLVLSAFT, from the coding sequence ATGGACTTCTCCAATACCTATGAAGACGCTAAGTATGCCGAAGCCTATGCTAAATTAGAGTTTCATAACACATATTATTTAGCCTACCGGGATTTACCTGAAATCATATTTGAGCAAGTCAAAGGAAGAAAGGCCATAGATTTCGGGTGCGGCACAGGACGTTCTACCAGATTTCTGCAGAAGCTTGGATTCGATGCGACAGGAATAGACATATCAGAAGATATGATAAAGAAAGCCAGGGAAATCGACCCTGAAGGAGATTATCGTCTGGTCAAAGATGGCAACTTTAGCCAGTTAAAGGAAAATACCTTCGACCTTGTGCTGTCCGCATTCAC